In Novipirellula caenicola, a single genomic region encodes these proteins:
- a CDS encoding protein kinase domain-containing protein → MALKSATAAANVISSDHNLITAVLTNARLKSRLAAMPADEKTVVLSNEENATQLAHPAWKEWDSEGFHAARDTPPSADMDTIALPAAAAAPVDRMDSGFVPLRGVAMIGGGKVCDADYRLVGELGAGGTGIVYQAHQRAVDREVAIKVLRKNLSQDATSRNRFLTEARVIGGLDHPNVIALHEVCIDQDGGLFYSMKRIDGTSWDQQIKEMSLSDNVQTLMRVGDAIRYAHSRGLIHRDIKPENVMLGRFGEVLLADWGLAISHDPKESAENIDHTIGGTPAYMAPELATGDHRHVSFATDVYLLGATLFQILTGYPPHHGETLLECIQAAATNKIRPTNVQGELMDIAKIAMATNPNDRYRTVDQFLEALDQQREHEESARLVKRAQGHLKSANASNHYEGFRLADALIMEALEVWPENRRARDLGRELNLEFARAATDQGDLDLAISLYESAGHGDSEAAARTRRLRDQRNANVEREGRYSTLFTHSPDAGLLIRMSSSRVVEANRTFRELMGYDEDEIVGKLMTELNLWVCPERRDELIAELQRNQRIDNFEGQFRHRDGHPIDVLISGRVTKLAGETMLISSIRDISIRKQTENDLRRSRRRLKDLQALAGLATWSYDAVTKQVTWSDEVFRLAGRDPAEGVPSRTESIEMLHPQDRRKMKEAIGTALVNRAAYEIQIRIRDSSGHYRHLIVRGQPIFDDDGKTIEIYGVLIPQNSKTTRSIDQ, encoded by the coding sequence ATGGCACTGAAATCTGCCACCGCTGCTGCCAACGTCATTTCGAGTGACCATAACTTGATTACAGCTGTGTTGACCAATGCACGTCTAAAATCTCGTTTGGCCGCGATGCCAGCCGACGAGAAGACCGTGGTCTTGTCGAACGAAGAAAACGCCACTCAGTTGGCCCATCCCGCGTGGAAAGAATGGGATTCCGAAGGATTCCATGCAGCACGCGACACTCCGCCGAGCGCCGACATGGACACGATTGCGTTACCGGCGGCAGCCGCTGCGCCGGTGGATCGCATGGATTCAGGATTCGTTCCTCTGCGTGGCGTCGCAATGATCGGCGGCGGCAAGGTTTGTGACGCCGACTATCGCTTGGTCGGTGAACTCGGCGCCGGCGGTACGGGCATTGTCTACCAGGCGCATCAACGCGCGGTTGACCGCGAAGTCGCGATCAAAGTCTTGCGTAAAAACCTTTCACAAGACGCCACGTCGCGTAATCGCTTTTTGACCGAAGCGAGGGTCATCGGGGGACTGGACCACCCCAACGTCATCGCACTGCACGAAGTCTGCATCGACCAAGACGGCGGATTGTTCTATTCGATGAAACGGATCGACGGGACAAGTTGGGACCAGCAGATCAAAGAGATGTCGCTGTCGGACAACGTGCAAACCTTGATGCGAGTCGGCGACGCGATTCGCTACGCGCATTCACGTGGGTTGATTCATCGCGACATCAAACCCGAAAACGTGATGCTCGGTCGCTTCGGCGAAGTCTTGTTGGCCGATTGGGGGCTTGCGATCAGCCATGATCCCAAAGAGTCGGCCGAGAATATCGATCACACGATCGGCGGCACTCCGGCGTACATGGCTCCTGAATTGGCGACCGGGGACCATCGACACGTTTCATTTGCAACCGACGTTTACTTGTTGGGCGCGACCCTTTTTCAAATTTTGACGGGCTATCCGCCGCATCACGGCGAAACGTTGTTGGAGTGCATCCAGGCAGCAGCAACAAACAAGATTCGTCCGACCAATGTGCAAGGCGAATTGATGGACATCGCGAAAATCGCAATGGCCACCAATCCCAACGATCGCTACCGGACGGTCGATCAATTCTTAGAGGCACTCGATCAACAACGCGAACACGAAGAGAGCGCGCGATTGGTCAAACGGGCGCAAGGGCATTTGAAATCCGCCAACGCATCGAACCACTACGAGGGGTTTCGCTTAGCCGATGCGTTGATCATGGAAGCATTGGAGGTGTGGCCCGAAAACCGACGTGCACGCGACTTGGGGAGAGAGCTGAATCTTGAATTTGCTCGCGCCGCCACGGATCAAGGCGATTTGGACCTCGCGATTTCACTATATGAATCCGCCGGCCATGGCGATAGCGAAGCCGCCGCACGAACCCGCCGTCTGCGAGACCAACGCAATGCCAATGTCGAGCGTGAAGGCCGTTATTCGACGCTGTTCACGCACTCGCCCGATGCAGGACTGCTGATTCGGATGTCATCCTCGCGTGTTGTCGAAGCGAACCGGACGTTCCGTGAGTTGATGGGGTATGACGAGGATGAAATCGTCGGCAAATTGATGACCGAACTCAATCTTTGGGTTTGCCCCGAACGACGCGACGAACTGATCGCAGAACTGCAACGCAATCAACGCATTGATAACTTCGAAGGCCAATTTCGGCATCGAGATGGTCATCCGATCGACGTGTTGATCAGCGGTCGTGTGACGAAACTAGCCGGCGAAACGATGCTGATTTCGTCCATTCGTGACATCTCGATTCGAAAACAGACCGAGAATGATCTGCGACGCAGCCGGCGTCGACTCAAGGATTTGCAGGCACTCGCCGGCTTGGCGACGTGGTCCTACGATGCCGTAACCAAACAGGTCACGTGGAGCGACGAAGTGTTTCGCTTGGCGGGACGCGATCCTGCCGAGGGTGTGCCCAGCCGCACAGAGTCTATCGAGATGCTGCATCCGCAGGATCGTCGCAAGATGAAAGAGGCGATTGGCACGGCGCTGGTCAATCGCGCCGCCTACGAGATTCAAATCCGGATCCGGGATTCTAGCGGCCACTATCGTCACTTGATCGTTCGCGGCCAACCCATTTTTGACGACGACGGAAAGACGATCGAGATCTACGGCGTGTTGATTCCCCAAAACTCGAAAACGACGCGGTCGATCGACCAGTAG
- a CDS encoding DUF885 domain-containing protein, with the protein MNFQCRANPILVLLIAVMTLQNGVANSAESSAAANTSPGDAAINQLLDRVWDFQLTEFPMLATDVGDPRGQDQLADQSLQAIERRVAKTRAFLEDLQAIELESLSSLRQIDYAILQQSLEADIADYEFQTHLMPINNREGFHISFPELPRVMNPRTREDFANYVSRLKAFSEYTDQHITRMRKGIESGMTQPAIILRDSVDQVMAHVVDDPSKSLLMTNINEEAKDRFDAETWSQITAEIAAAIQSSVIPSYQRLATFLKDEYLPACRGTIGASSLPNGRAFYRNRTHHFTTLDISPEEVHEIGRRENKRIRQEMEAIREQLDFAGDLPRFIQHLRTDPKFYPKTAEELLQRVALVLKRADGRLPELFGRLPRIPYGIREVPDYVAPQTSSAYYWPPATDGSRGGYYYINTYNLSSRPLYQIESLSLHEAVPGHHLQLALQAELEGLHPLSRLSNFTAFIEGWALYSERLGKEIGFYKDPYQDFGRLSMEAWRASRLVVDTGIHFLGWSRQQAIEYMRDNTALSEHNIVAEVDRYIGWPGQALGYKMGELTISRLRAESEAELGDAFDLRSFHDRVLSAGSIPLPLLEKRIIQWRAEQTEQ; encoded by the coding sequence ATGAATTTCCAGTGCCGTGCCAATCCTATTCTTGTCCTGCTGATCGCGGTCATGACGCTGCAAAATGGAGTTGCAAACTCCGCCGAATCGTCCGCTGCAGCGAACACCTCACCCGGCGACGCTGCGATCAACCAATTATTGGACCGGGTATGGGATTTCCAATTGACCGAGTTCCCGATGTTGGCGACCGATGTCGGGGACCCGCGAGGTCAAGACCAATTGGCCGACCAAAGTCTACAAGCCATTGAGCGACGTGTTGCGAAAACGCGAGCGTTTCTAGAGGATCTGCAGGCGATTGAACTCGAATCTCTTAGCTCGCTACGGCAGATTGACTATGCCATCTTGCAACAAAGTCTCGAGGCGGACATCGCGGATTACGAATTTCAAACTCATTTGATGCCGATCAACAATCGCGAAGGATTTCACATTTCGTTTCCCGAGTTGCCTCGCGTGATGAATCCGCGAACTCGCGAAGACTTTGCCAACTACGTCAGCCGGCTGAAAGCGTTTTCTGAGTACACCGACCAACACATCACACGGATGAGAAAAGGGATCGAGTCGGGGATGACTCAGCCCGCGATCATTCTACGAGACTCGGTCGATCAAGTGATGGCACATGTGGTGGACGATCCATCAAAATCGTTGTTGATGACCAACATCAACGAGGAAGCCAAGGATCGTTTTGACGCCGAAACATGGTCGCAGATTACGGCCGAAATTGCGGCTGCAATCCAATCAAGCGTCATCCCGTCGTACCAACGGTTGGCGACGTTTCTAAAAGACGAGTATTTGCCGGCGTGCCGTGGAACCATTGGGGCTTCGTCACTGCCCAACGGACGTGCGTTTTACCGCAACCGCACTCATCATTTCACCACGTTGGACATATCGCCCGAAGAGGTACACGAGATCGGCCGCCGCGAGAACAAGCGGATTCGTCAAGAGATGGAAGCGATTCGTGAACAGCTGGATTTTGCCGGCGATCTGCCTAGGTTTATTCAGCATCTTCGCACCGATCCCAAATTCTATCCCAAGACGGCTGAGGAATTATTGCAGCGAGTGGCCTTGGTGCTCAAACGCGCCGATGGCCGATTGCCCGAGCTGTTTGGCCGCTTGCCACGGATTCCGTACGGGATTCGCGAGGTCCCCGATTATGTCGCTCCGCAAACCTCGTCGGCCTACTATTGGCCACCCGCAACCGATGGGTCACGCGGCGGTTACTACTACATCAACACCTACAACCTGTCGTCGCGTCCGCTGTACCAAATCGAATCACTGTCACTGCATGAAGCGGTCCCCGGACACCATTTGCAATTGGCACTGCAAGCCGAACTCGAAGGCCTACATCCGCTGAGTCGCCTAAGCAACTTCACCGCCTTTATCGAAGGCTGGGCGCTGTACAGTGAACGGCTCGGGAAAGAAATCGGCTTCTACAAGGATCCCTACCAGGACTTTGGTCGCTTGAGTATGGAAGCATGGCGAGCGAGTCGATTGGTCGTCGATACCGGCATCCACTTTTTGGGTTGGAGCCGTCAGCAAGCGATCGAGTACATGCGAGACAATACGGCGCTGAGCGAGCACAACATCGTTGCCGAAGTCGATCGATACATCGGATGGCCCGGCCAAGCACTTGGCTACAAAATGGGCGAACTGACGATCTCGCGATTGCGTGCCGAAAGCGAAGCCGAGCTGGGCGACGCGTTTGATCTTCGTTCGTTTCACGACCGCGTTCTGTCAGCCGGTTCGATTCCGCTGCCGCTGTTAGAAAAGCGGATCATCCAGTGGCGGGCTGAGCAAACCGAACAGTAA
- a CDS encoding GDSL-type esterase/lipase family protein: protein MRHFLTPVVFCVVFSAFHDAMAQDAAATADTPKAAAIVEDASAASDATRDTELAPPSDEVPITAAEHAAIIKRWQRDIVSLEKENESLQPNQDAVLFIGSSSIRRWDTIATDMAPFRCIERGYGGAKFSDVAVFAKRLIEPHQYRAMVMFVANDVSGRSNDHPLDKIEAWVRYIIGVSRSHQPDAAVLLIEITPCESRFASWDKIRAVNALLKEIALTTPDTYFIPTAEHYLTADDSPRPELFVADKLHLSPEGYQLWGSIIRQRLSDVLRQRTAADAAADSETSTAR, encoded by the coding sequence ATGCGACATTTTCTGACCCCCGTCGTTTTTTGCGTTGTGTTTTCGGCCTTTCACGACGCGATGGCCCAAGACGCCGCCGCCACTGCTGACACCCCCAAAGCGGCTGCGATCGTTGAGGATGCCTCTGCCGCATCCGATGCAACTCGCGATACCGAGTTGGCTCCGCCATCGGACGAAGTCCCGATCACCGCCGCCGAACACGCCGCGATCATCAAGCGTTGGCAGCGCGACATCGTTTCGCTCGAAAAGGAAAACGAGTCGCTGCAACCGAACCAAGACGCAGTCTTATTTATCGGCAGCAGCAGTATTCGCCGCTGGGACACGATCGCCACCGACATGGCACCGTTTCGCTGTATCGAGCGAGGCTATGGGGGAGCCAAGTTCAGTGACGTCGCGGTGTTTGCCAAACGTTTGATCGAGCCTCATCAGTACCGTGCGATGGTGATGTTTGTTGCCAACGATGTTTCCGGCCGTTCGAACGATCATCCGCTCGACAAGATCGAAGCTTGGGTGCGCTACATCATTGGGGTGTCGCGGTCCCACCAACCCGACGCCGCAGTGCTGCTAATCGAAATCACGCCATGTGAAAGTCGGTTTGCGTCGTGGGACAAAATTCGCGCCGTCAACGCGTTACTCAAAGAGATCGCGTTAACAACGCCGGACACCTATTTCATTCCGACTGCCGAGCATTATTTGACTGCCGATGATTCCCCACGCCCGGAATTGTTCGTCGCTGACAAACTGCACTTGAGCCCCGAAGGCTACCAGTTGTGGGGATCGATCATCCGCCAGCGACTCAGCGACGTGCTGCGTCAACGAACCGCGGCCGACGCGGCGGCGGATTCGGAAACGTCCACCGCTCGATAG
- a CDS encoding zinc-dependent metalloprotease gives MKPIQYLAAAVFAVTVVPSSYADLAPFDKVSEGYTAVPVSDQQNPKGLFNLWQREKDAQLLCELPKAFAGKSYFIALTVGSGDRYAGLQSGDWVVQWRRYGDRLALISPNLDIRATGDAESKASVKRLFTDEVLLDVSILATGPNGGPVIDMDSLLVNNATRFFGSSVRITNSRLQKIDTAKVFPENVEVAFEIVGNGGKLQTIHYSFSEVPDAKEGFKSRKADERIGYFTTAFSDLSKYEDDDTRVRYINRWNLEKRDPKLKLSPPKEPIRFYVEHTTPVRYRRWIKTGVDYWNKAFEKVGLVDAIVIEYQDAESGAHMEKAPEDVRYNFIRWLNNDVGTAIGPSRVHPETGQILDADIILTDGWIRHFNFNYHDLMPKLAMEGTSPETLAWLAKHPNWDPRIRFARPEDSARLQIEHARQARGPMAGYAMAQADASLLGDDEYDGLFGQVSQKNGLCMAASGKNLDLAIARMNWSLALLADEEIAKKKKKDKKEEDEAKEKQAEAKTDADSETPSASDTEEEKVAEAKEETKSEDDQPETKKDLGDLVDGMPEWFVGPLLADLVAHEVGHTLGLRHNFKASAMMKLADINSNDVKGKKVFAASVMDYSPINYRYEAGETQGDYAMIDIGPYDYWAIEYGYTADEKKLPEILKRCSEPELQFATDEDTSGPDPLARRYDFAADPLEYCKEQTKLIELYRERLLDKFVKEGDSWAKARRGYELTLGLQTRSVSMMANWVGGAFVYRDKKGDPGNRPPVEVVPAEQQRDALKFVIDTSFNDDAYGLTPELLERMSVDKWLDGGGHSSMSSEATWPIHDRILAAQASSLTLLMNPTTLRRVYDNEMRLPSDQDALTLPELLDTISTAVWSELDQECPEGRSDRHTMISSLRRNLQREHMQRLVDLVLEQDSSTAAYKPISNLARMELKDLQTRIDASLKSCGKKMDSYSRAHLSEASERIARALEAGYTYGNGQARRGGGLMLLFGEEAEQVYTP, from the coding sequence ATGAAACCAATTCAGTATCTTGCAGCCGCCGTTTTTGCAGTGACGGTTGTCCCCAGCAGTTATGCTGACCTAGCCCCGTTTGACAAAGTCAGCGAAGGCTACACCGCAGTGCCGGTGTCGGACCAGCAGAACCCCAAAGGACTGTTCAATCTGTGGCAACGCGAAAAGGACGCTCAACTGTTGTGCGAGCTGCCCAAAGCGTTTGCGGGCAAGAGTTACTTTATTGCGTTGACGGTCGGCAGCGGTGACCGCTACGCCGGGTTGCAATCGGGCGACTGGGTCGTTCAGTGGCGTCGCTATGGCGACCGATTGGCGTTGATTTCGCCCAACCTCGACATTCGTGCGACCGGCGACGCCGAGTCCAAAGCATCGGTCAAGCGATTGTTCACCGACGAAGTGCTGTTGGATGTATCGATCCTAGCGACCGGTCCCAATGGCGGTCCCGTGATCGACATGGATTCATTGTTGGTCAACAACGCGACGCGTTTCTTTGGATCATCGGTACGCATCACTAATTCGCGTTTGCAGAAGATTGACACCGCCAAGGTGTTCCCTGAAAACGTCGAAGTCGCTTTCGAAATCGTCGGCAATGGTGGAAAGCTGCAAACGATTCATTATTCCTTTAGCGAAGTTCCCGACGCCAAGGAAGGGTTTAAATCTCGCAAAGCGGACGAGCGAATTGGGTACTTCACCACCGCATTCTCGGACCTCAGCAAATACGAAGACGACGACACACGTGTCCGTTACATCAACCGATGGAATCTGGAAAAACGCGATCCCAAACTGAAACTCAGCCCTCCTAAAGAACCGATTCGGTTTTACGTCGAGCACACCACACCGGTACGTTACCGTCGTTGGATCAAGACCGGTGTCGACTATTGGAACAAGGCGTTTGAGAAAGTTGGTTTGGTCGACGCGATTGTGATCGAATATCAAGACGCCGAAAGCGGCGCGCACATGGAAAAAGCGCCCGAGGACGTACGATACAACTTCATTCGTTGGTTGAACAACGACGTCGGCACTGCGATCGGCCCTAGCCGCGTGCATCCCGAAACCGGCCAAATTTTGGACGCCGACATTATCTTGACCGACGGTTGGATTCGTCACTTCAATTTCAACTATCACGATCTGATGCCGAAATTGGCGATGGAAGGAACCAGCCCCGAAACGCTTGCGTGGCTAGCGAAACATCCGAACTGGGATCCACGCATTCGCTTTGCTCGTCCCGAAGACAGTGCACGTTTGCAAATCGAGCACGCCCGCCAGGCACGTGGTCCGATGGCCGGTTACGCCATGGCTCAAGCCGATGCATCGCTGTTGGGCGACGATGAATACGACGGTCTGTTCGGCCAAGTCAGCCAAAAGAACGGATTGTGCATGGCCGCCAGTGGCAAGAATCTTGATCTGGCAATTGCCCGCATGAACTGGAGCCTTGCTCTGCTTGCCGACGAAGAAATTGCCAAGAAAAAGAAGAAGGACAAGAAGGAAGAGGACGAGGCTAAAGAGAAGCAAGCCGAAGCGAAAACCGACGCAGACTCGGAGACTCCATCCGCTTCGGACACCGAGGAAGAAAAGGTAGCCGAAGCCAAAGAAGAAACGAAATCCGAAGACGACCAACCGGAAACGAAGAAGGATCTTGGCGACTTGGTCGATGGCATGCCCGAATGGTTTGTCGGCCCGCTGCTTGCCGATCTGGTGGCTCACGAAGTCGGACACACGCTTGGTCTGCGTCACAACTTCAAAGCATCGGCGATGATGAAATTGGCCGACATCAACAGCAACGATGTCAAAGGCAAGAAGGTATTCGCCGCTTCGGTGATGGATTACTCGCCAATCAATTACCGCTACGAAGCGGGCGAAACCCAAGGCGATTACGCGATGATCGACATCGGCCCTTATGACTACTGGGCAATCGAATATGGTTACACCGCGGATGAAAAGAAATTGCCCGAGATCCTGAAACGTTGTAGTGAGCCCGAGTTGCAATTCGCGACGGACGAGGACACCAGCGGACCGGATCCACTGGCGCGACGTTATGACTTTGCCGCTGATCCGCTTGAATATTGCAAGGAACAAACCAAGCTGATCGAACTTTACCGCGAGCGTTTGCTGGACAAATTCGTCAAAGAAGGTGACAGTTGGGCCAAGGCTCGCCGTGGCTACGAATTGACGCTTGGCTTGCAAACCCGTAGCGTCAGCATGATGGCTAATTGGGTTGGCGGTGCGTTTGTCTATCGCGACAAGAAGGGCGACCCTGGTAATCGACCGCCCGTCGAAGTGGTGCCTGCGGAACAGCAACGCGACGCGCTCAAGTTCGTGATCGACACGTCATTTAACGACGATGCCTACGGTTTGACCCCCGAATTGTTGGAGCGCATGAGTGTCGACAAATGGCTCGATGGCGGAGGACATTCGTCGATGAGCAGCGAAGCGACATGGCCGATCCATGATCGCATCCTCGCCGCTCAAGCAAGTTCGTTGACCTTGTTGATGAACCCGACGACCCTTCGCCGCGTTTACGACAACGAGATGCGATTGCCATCGGATCAGGACGCGCTGACGCTGCCTGAATTGCTAGACACGATCAGCACCGCGGTTTGGAGCGAACTGGATCAAGAGTGCCCTGAAGGTCGCAGCGATCGTCACACCATGATCAGCTCGCTACGTCGCAACTTGCAACGTGAACACATGCAGCGGCTTGTCGACCTTGTTCTTGAACAAGACAGTTCGACTGCGGCCTACAAGCCGATCAGCAACCTCGCTCGCATGGAACTTAAGGATCTTCAAACGCGGATCGATGCGTCGTTGAAGAGCTGTGGCAAGAAGATGGATTCCTACTCGCGTGCTCATTTGTCGGAAGCATCCGAACGGATCGCCCGAGCACTCGAAGCGGGTTACACCTACGGTAACGGCCAAGCTCGTCGCGGCGGCGGATTGATGTTGTTGTTCGGCGAAGAGGCCGAGCAGGTATACACTCCGTAG